In Cervus canadensis isolate Bull #8, Minnesota chromosome 6, ASM1932006v1, whole genome shotgun sequence, one DNA window encodes the following:
- the TRMT5 gene encoding tRNA (guanine(37)-N1)-methyltransferase produces MVTLVKWRPWCPRSLLKQFGFSRRLLKVESCRITESASLILLPWASLIQTLSRAPVIFLLDQRKRFSTMPEIETNHRDSELFSPPSDVRGMTELDRTAFKKTVTIPVLKVRKEIVNKLMRSLKRAALQRPGIKRVIEDPEDEEGRLIMLDPYKMFTIDSFEKEELSILKQLNVNPQISKYNLELTYENFKSEEILRAVLPEGQDVTSGFSRVGHIAHLNLRDHQLPYKHLIGQVMIDKNPGITSAVNKINNIDNTYRNFQMEVLSGEENMMTKVRENNYTYEFDFSKVYWNPRLSTEHSRITELLKPGDVLFDVFAGVGPFAIPAAKKNCTVFANDLNPESHKWLLHNCKLNKVDQKVKVFNLDGKDFLQGPVREELMQQLGPLSKERKHSVHIVMNLPAKAIEFISAFKALLDGQPCGSELLPTVHCYSFSKDANPAKDVQQRAGTVLGISLEACSSVHLVRNVAPNKEMLCITFRIPAAILYKNQTVNRDNHEDPPLKRQRTDKDL; encoded by the exons GAGCTTATTGAAACAATTTGGATTCTCAAGAAGACTTCTCAAAGTGGAAAGTTGTAGAATAACTGAGTCAGCATCACTGATTCTACTACCTTGGGCATCGCTGATACAGACGCTTAGCAGAGCACCTGTCATTTTCTtgctggatcaaagaaaaagattCTCAACCATGCCTGAAATAGAAACAAATCACAGAGACTCTGAATTGTTTTCCCCACCTTCTGATGTTCGAGGAATGACAGAACTTGATAGAACAGCTTTTAAAAAGACAGTCACCATCCCAGTGCTTAAAGTGAGGAAAGAAATAGTCAATAAACTGATGCGATCCCTTAAAAGGGCAGCACTGCAGCGCCCAGGCATAAAACGTGTGATTGAAGATCCAGAAGATGAAGAAGGTAGACTAATTATGTTGGATCCCTATAAAATGTTTACCATTGATtcctttgagaaagaagaactcaGTATTTTAAAGCAGCTGAATGTCAATCCACAGATATCGAAATATAATCTGGAGCTAACTTATGAAAACTTTAAGTCAGAAGAAATCTTGAGAGCTGTGCTTCCTGAAGGTCAAGATGTGACCTCAGGGTttagcagagttggacacattGCTCACCTGAACCTTCGAGATCATCAACTACCTTACAAGCATTTAATTG GCCAAGTTATGATTGACAAAAATCCAGGAATCACCTCAGcagtaaataaaatcaataatattGATAATACCTACCGAAATTTCCAAATGGAAGTACTGTCTGGAGAGGAGAATATGATGACCAAG GTTCGAGAAAACAATTACACCTAtgaatttgatttttcaaaagtcTATTGGAATCCTCGTCTCTCCACAGAACACAGCCGTATCACAGAACTTCTCAAACCTGGGGATGTCCTATTTGATGTTTTTGCTGGGGTTGGGCCCTTTGCCATTCCAGCAGCGAAGAAAAACTGCACTGTGTTTGCTAATGATCTCAATCCTGAATCCCATAAAtggctactgcacaattgtaaaTTAAATAAAGTGGACCAAAAAGTAAAAGTCTTTAACTTGGATGGGAAAGACTTCCTGCAAGGACCAGTCAGAGAAGAGTTAATGCAGCAGCTGGGACCActgtcaaaagaaagaaaacactctgTGCACATTGTCATGAATTTGCCAGCAAAGGCTATTGAGTTTATCAGCGCTTTCAAAGCACTCTTAGATGGTCAGCCATGTGGCAGTGAACTCCTTCCCACTGTGCACTGTTACAGCTTTTCCAAAGATGCTAATCCAGCTAAGGATGTTCAGCAACGAGCTGGAACTGTGTTAGGCATCTCCCTGGAGGCATGTAGTTCAGTTCACCTAGTAAGAAATGTGGCCCCTAACAAGGAAATGTTATGCATCACTTTTCGGATTCCTGCTGCTATACTTTACAAGAACCAGACCGTAAATCGAG ACAATCATGAAGATCCACCTCTTAAACGCCAGAGGACAGATAAAGAcctttaa